The Microcystis aeruginosa NIES-843 sequence TGGGGATATGACGATTGCCAACGTCAAGCGATCGCAGAAATCATTCAACCTTTTCTTCAGTAACTAGGGGCTGCTGAAAAAGTTGGTTGGTGGGAGCCTGGTGTGGGGTTTTACCCATTTTCAGGGAAAAAGTACCTGAATTTTCCCCCTGATTACTCCAATGGCCGGCACTTTTGGATGGCCAAAAAGTCTAAAAGTCTTATCCAACAAGGTTTTTGGATTTATTGAGCCGGACTTCTGTATTTCTGAGTCAACTTTGGGGGGGTAAAACCCCAAGCCGATGATGGGATTTGAACCCACGACCAATTGATTACGAATCAACTACTCTACCACTGAGCTACATCGGCACATTGCCAGTTTCTGATTATATCACGGACAATAGATACAGAGCTAGAAAAATTTTTTTATGAGCAAATCTCCTCGACTCGATCCCCAAAAATACGCGCGCTTGAAAGCGGAAGCGGCCAATCCCTACCGAGGTCTGCGACAGTTTATCTATCTCGGTTTAGGGGCATCCGGTTTTATTGGTGCGGTGGTTTTTCTGGCCCAATTAGCGGCAGCAAGGGACGTAGCCACCGCCTTACCCAATTTTGCCCTACAAATCGGTGTGGTGGCCCTGATGATTTGGTTATTTCGTCGGGAAAAAAAAGCTGGCGGTTGAGGGAGTAGCCACCGATAGCCAAAACGGTCTCTTTCCCTGGAGAATAAAAGTTAACATTAACTCCAATCTTTCTGTGTTATGATCGAGGCGAGAGTCAAGATTGGTGTTCAAGTTCGTTTTCAGTATTAACTCGGTAAGTCTTTTACTTTAGTATTGTTCGGCTTCTCCCTGAATTTTGTGTCTCCACACCGTTTCGAGTATTGATCGAGGATTCAAGTATTATGTCTATTTTTGTTGGTAATCTCTCTTACGAGATTTCCCAAGAAGATCTGGTCGATGTCTTTAAAGAGTACGGCCAGGTTCAAAGGGTTCATATTCCCGTGGATCGCGAGACACAGCGCAAACGCGGTTTCGCCTTCGTGGAAATGGAAAGTAAAGCCCAGGAAACCGCCGCAATTGAGGCACTGGATGGTGCTGACTGGATGGGGCGATCAATTAAAGTTAACCAGGCCCGCGAGCGTGAAGAGCGCGCGCCCTTCAATGGTGGTGGTGGTGACAGAAAAAAACGCTATTAAGCTTTTTTTGTGAATAATTGTGGGAGGGTGGATAGGGTTCACCCTTTTTTTGTCGGCAATTACGATCGCCGTTTCGCTCAAAACCAATAGAAATCTAAATGTCTGAGTCTCTCTAAAAGGTAACAAGTAGGGTTTGCGGCAAAAAGTTTTTCGTGGGGGTAGGGTGTGGGGTGTGGGGTGTAGGGTTTTACCCATTTTCAGGTGGTCAGTTACCTAATTTTCAGGGAAAAAGTCCCGGAATTTTACCCCCGATCACTCCAAGGGTCAGCACTTTTTGAGGGAAAAAAAATCTAAAAACCTTATCTAACAAGGTTTTTAGATTTATTCAGCAAACCCCAAGTAAACTATAAAGGATATCGTCATCAGGTCTGATCGGCGATCAACTCTTTCTGTGTTA is a genomic window containing:
- a CDS encoding RNA recognition motif domain-containing protein; protein product: MSIFVGNLSYEISQEDLVDVFKEYGQVQRVHIPVDRETQRKRGFAFVEMESKAQETAAIEALDGADWMGRSIKVNQAREREERAPFNGGGGDRKKRY
- a CDS encoding DUF3493 domain-containing protein, whose translation is MSKSPRLDPQKYARLKAEAANPYRGLRQFIYLGLGASGFIGAVVFLAQLAAARDVATALPNFALQIGVVALMIWLFRREKKAGG